GCGCTTCGATGTAGTCGTCCAGGTCGTCAGCTGTCGCCTCGTCCCCCGCGCGACATAGCTCCGTCAGGCTGGATTGATCGCTGACGTCGGTCGCTGCACGCGCCCTGGAATGCTGTCAGTCCCCCGTTGGAAATGCCGGTGGTGAATTGCGACCGATAGAAGCCGTCTGTTGCCATTGAATCGATCACCGTTTCACCCTTGTGTGGCCAGTTCGGGTGGAAATGCAGGGTGATCATGGGAAGGGGCCGGTGGTGGTGTTGGTTGGGGTGATGGTTAGGTGGCGGAGGGTGTTGTCGTGGCGGCCGGTTTTTAGCCAGTGGGGTAGGACGTAGCGGGCGCTGGGCGGCATTCCAGGGTGGCTGGGTCGAGGGTCAGGTCGAACCAGCGCAACTCCCCCTCGGCGCATTCCGCTGGGATGGGGGCGTTGGGGTGGAGGTCGGCGGTGAAGTAGTACGTGGTGCGGAGTTCGGTGCCGGTGTCGCGGAGGGCTACGTACCGCATCGAGAGGTTGGTCAGTTGGTCGGGCGTGACCCCGATCTCCTCGTGTAGCTCGCGTAGGGCCGCGGCAGTCGGGTCGGTGTGTTCGTGCGGTTCGACGTGGCCGCCGATGCCCACCCACGAGTCGGCGATCACGCGGGAGCCGCGGCGGAAGAGCAGCAGTACTCCCCCGGCGCGGACGAGGAACACGGACGTCATGTGCCGGGTCGAACGGAGTCCCATCAGACGGTGATGGTGAAGCCGAGGTCGAGATCGCAGGCCGCGTGACCGCCGCGCAGGCCCCAGTTCTCGGTGGCGAGGTCCCGGACGACGATCGTGACGTGGTCGGCCGGGATGTTCAACGGCTGCAGATTGTCGACAATCGCTGCGTACAGGGCGCGCTTGGCGTCGACCGAACGACCGGCGAAGCAGTCGATGGTGACGAGCGTGAAGTACTCCGGCGTACTCAACCGTGGCGAGCAGGCGAACCGGTGTGGTGCGTGCACGACCAGCCGTACGTTCTTGTCCTGTGCCGGGATCTTGAAGGCGGTCACCAGCGCGTCATGAACCGCGTCGATCAGTGCGACCTCCTCTGCCTCGGTGTACGGACGACGAACCTCGATGAGCGAACTCGGCATGACGCATCCTTCCGTGATCGAGCCGGCGTGACGGCTCACTGGCGAATTGTGGCGAGGGCCTCGGCGATCATGCGGTGGCCTTGTTGTTCGAAGGTTTCGTCGCCGACCTGGTACGCCCAGACCGCGGTACTCACCGCCTCGCGAAGACGCGTGCGCACCCAGGCATCCGGGTCACGCGGGTCCTTGCCGTACCCCTCGATAAACGCCGGCTCGAGCGCGGGCTTGGTGCGGAACTGTTGCGCGGCGAGCCGGGCCAGGTCCGTGTACGCGGGGCGCAGGTCGGCGCGGCCGAGGTCGATGACGCGTACGGTGCCGTGGTCGATCAGCCAGTTGCGCGGCTGCCAGTCGCCGTGCGTCGGTACGAGGGTCGCGGGCGGCGTCGGCCAGGCGGTGATGATCACGCGAAGCCGTTCGGTGAGATCCGGTGCGATGCGGTGCTTGGCAGCGAGGTAGGTCAGCGCTTTGCCGTTCTCGACCGTCTCGTACTCGGCGTCGTCCACGGCTGATTGCTGGTGGAACGCGGCGAGTAGTTCGCCGGCCTGGTAGTACGTGTCGGCTGTCCACTCGTACGGCGAACCCTGAACCAGCTGCCCCGGCAGGTAGCGGGTGAGCAGCAGCTTGGCGTCCGCGTCGGCATGTACGAGCTGCGGCCCCCTCCCCTGCGCGGTCCACGGACGCAGCCACTCGCGATGGGCGCGGAGTTCGCGGGCGAGGTGATGGTCGGTTTCGTCGCCGGCCTTCGCGATGTACCGGTCGCCGCCCTGGCGAAGCTCGAGGACGAGGGTGCCGAGGACGCCCCAGCTGTGGTCCTTGACGACCTCGGCGGACGGCAGCCAGCTGGCGAGCAGCTCGCGCTGCCGATCGGTGAGTCCCACGGGCAGCAGAATAGCCGCAGAAAATACCCGGGAAAAGCTGGACGAAGGTCCGAAATGGCTTTATCCTGGCCGAATGCAGAATTCACAGGAATATGCGCCGTTACCAATAAACCTATCATCGGGAATTGCGGAAAGCAAGTCCGGGGAATTCTGGCGGCTCGGGGAGGTCGAGGTCCGGCGGATCGGCTTCGGCACGAAGCGCCTGGCCGGCGGAGCCTCCAGGCCCGACGGCACCGACGGCACCGACGGCCCAGGCGGTGCAGCAGGCAGCGATCCGCAGCAACGGGCGGTCGCGTTGCTGCGGCGGGCGGTCGAGCTGGGCGTGAACCATCTCGACACGGCCGCGTTCTACCCCAGTCACGGGCGGCACGGTCAGACGAGCTTCGAGAGTCTCGGCTGGGCGAACGACGTGATCCGGCGGGCGCTCGCCCCGTACCCGACGGGGCTGGTGATCGCGACAAAGGTCGGCCCGACGGCGCACGGAATGGCCCGCCCGGACGAATTGCCGGGTCTTGTGGACGACGAGTTGCGCGTACTCGGCGTGGAGGCGCTTGACCTGGTGTACCTGCGGCAAATGGGATTGCCGTCGATCGCGGAACATTTCGGCGTACTCGCGGAACTGCGTACGCGGGGAAAGATCCGCGAGCTCGGGATCTCGAACGTCCGCGTCGAGCACCTGGCCGAAGCGCGGGCGATCGCGCCGGTGGTCGCGGTGCAGAACCGGTACGGCGTTGGGTTCGGGCGGACGAATGACGAGATGCTGCGGCTCTGTGGCGCGGCCGGGATCGCGTTCGTGCCGTTCTTCGCGCTGGCCGCCGAGGCGCGGGAGGCCGGTGGGGTGACCGAGTCGGCGGCGATTCTGGAGATCGCCGAGCGGCACGCGGCGACGACGGCTCAGATCCGGTTGGCGTGGACGTTGAGCCGTGGCGATCATGTGCTCGCGATTCCGGGCACCTCCAGTACGCACCACCTTGAGGAGAACTTGAAGGCAGGCGAGATCGCGCTCTCCCCCGCGGACCTCGCCACGCTGGACAGCATCACCGACTGAAGGTCACCTCGTCGGTGGTTTGGACGCCGGCCTTGCGGTCAGGGGCGCGGTGGTACTGCCAGTAGAGGTTGGTGTGGGCGATCACCTTGTCGGGCGTCGGGGCGCCGTACTCGCTCAGGTCCTCCGTGGTGTGCGCGTCGCCGACCAGGGTCACGTCGTAGCCGCGGGCGATCGCGCCGTGCAAGGTTGAGCGGATGCACTCGTCGGTCTGGGCGCCGCTGACGATCAGGTGACTGACGCCGGCCAGGGAAAGGACCTCTTCCAGATCGGTGGCTTCGAAGGAATCGGGGTAGGTCTTGTGGACGAGCCGCTCCGGCTCCTCGCGGGTGAGCTCCGGGACGAACTGCCACTCGTCGCTGTTCATGGGCAGGTTCTCACTGGAGTGCTGGACCCAGACGACCGGTACGTTGCCGGCGCGCGCCTTGCCGACCAAGGTGGCAATGTTCGCGACCACGCGGTCGCGCTCGTGTGCGCCGGCGACGACACCGTTCTGGACGTCGACCACCAACAGAGCTGTGTTCGGCCGATCGGGCAACGTGGACATGTACCGCTCCTCCCAGACTCCGGATGTTGGCGAAGACGCTATCCCCACCCACCGACAGTTTCCGGCCGCCCTGAACCCGCTCTGCCAACCGGCGCCGGATCAGACCCTGATCAGACCCGCAAGCGCAAGCGAACAGTCGGTACGTCGCCGTCGTCGAGGTCCTCGGCCCGGCGAACCGCCGCCTTCACCGGCAGCAGGTACCGCCCGTCCTTCGGAAACATCGAGGTGTCCCACACACTCCCGCCGATCTCTGCGACCACCGGGATCATCCCCCAGCCGTAACTGACGACGTTCCCTTCCAGCTCGAAGTACGCGCACTCCTCGTCCGGCACGGTGATGAAATACCACGGCGCCGGCCCCCGCCAGTACCAGATCTCCCCGGAAAACACGACCTCGTTCATCGTCCAACGGTCGCACAGAACGTCAGATCAGGGTGCTGGCGGCTATTAGGCGTTGGCCGAGGGTTTGGGCGGCGGTCTGGAGTTCGGGGCCGGCGAGGATTCGGTAGGGGGCGTGGAGGGCGGTCAGTTGGGCGGCGTACCAGTCTGGTTCGTCGGTGCTGGCCAAGAGGCGGGTGTGGGTGGCGTCGATGGGTTCGAGGCGGCCCATGCTGCGGCGGATCCAGTGGGCGACCTCATCCAGCGGGGCGTCGATTTCTACCTCGATGGGGTACTTCCAGCCCATCGCGAGGTGTTCTTCGACGACGGCCAGCGCGTCCAGGTCGGGTGGGGTGGTGAACTCGGCGGCCTGCGGTTCGACCTTGGTGATCTTGTCGACGCGGAGCACGCGTTGGGCGTCCTTGGTGTGCGACCAGCACAGCAAGTACCAGCGGCCGCGGCGTACGACGACCGCCCACGGGTCGACGTCCATCGGCCACTCGTCGTGGTGCCGGCGGTAGTGGATGGTGATCCGGTGGCCGGCCGTGCTTTCGGCGACGAGGGCGGCGGTGATCTCGGGGTCGGGCGTACGCGCGCCGGGATCCGGGCCGCGGGCACTGACCCGGCGGATCGCGTCCGTGGAGCGGGCGATCGGCTCGGGCAGTACGCGGATGATCTTGCCGAGCGCGTTCTCGACCGGGTCGGCGGCGCCGCGTGGTCCTTCGAGGACCGCCATCACCAGGCCGAGCGCTTCGGTTGTACTGAACATCAGTGGCGGCAATCGCAGCCCGCGGCCGACGCGGTACCCGCCGTACGGGCCGCGCATCGACTCGATCGGGATGTCGGCTTCGCGGAGGATCGCGACGTACCGGCGGGCGGCGCGTTCGGAGACGCCGAGCTTGTCGCTGAGCTGGTCGGCGGTGATGCCGGGGGTGTTCTGGATCAGCTCGAGCACCATCAGGGTCCGCGCGGTCGGGCTCTCGTCGTACTTCATCGCTCACCATTCCGGAAGGCGTCCGTCCGGAACCAAGGCTAGCGTGCATAGATAAGTGCTCACCGGTTGAGCGGTTTGTCTGCGACGATCGGGGCATGCGTGCGGATCGGCTGGTAGCGGCGCTGTTGCTGATGCAGGCGCGGGGCCGCGTCACCGCCGCCGAGCTCGCCGACGAGCTGGACATCTCGATCGCGACCGCACGCCGCGACCTCGAAGCGCTGTCCACCGCCGGCATCCCCGTTTATCCACAGCCCGGACGCAACGGTGGCTGGCAGTTGGTCGGTGGTGCGCGTACGGATCTGAGCGGACTGAGCGCGACCGAAGCGCAGGCGCTGTTCCTGCTGGTCGGCCCGGCCGCGTCGATCGCCCCGGACGCGAAGGCGGCGCTCCGCAAGCTCGTCCGCGCGTTGCCGCAGACGTTTCGTGAACACGCGGAGGCCGCCGCCGAGGCGGTGGTGATCGATCCGGCGCGGTGGGGCGAACACGTGAAAGAGCGGCCGGAGCTCGTACGCCGCCTGCAGGATGCGGTCGTACGCCGTCACCGGGTTCGAATGGTCTACGGCCGCGCGACGACCGAGCGGCTCGTGGACCCGCTCGGGCTCGTAGATAAGGACGATGTCTGGTACCTGGTTGCCTGGACCGAGCAGGGGCAGCGTACGTTCCGCGTGGATCGGATCGTGTCGGCCGAGGAAACCGCCGAGGAGTTCACCCGGCCGGACGGATTCGACCTCGCGGTCGCGTGGAGCGAGATCGTCGAGCGGATGGAGGAACGCCGTTCCGGGCTGACCGCGACCGTGCTGATGGAGGAACGCCACGTCTGGGTGATGCAGGACCGCCTCGGCCGGAACTGCCAGGTCGACGGGATGGACGGTGAGCGGGCGCGGCTGTTGATCACCGCGCCGACGCCATTGATGATCGCGCAGCAGCTGGCCGGGTGGGGCGGTTCGATCGAAGTGGTCGGACCGCCTTCCGTACAAGCCGAACTGGCGCGGCTCGGGCAGGAACTCGTCGATCGGTACGGGGCCACCGGCTAGTCACTGTTGGTAGGTGGCCGGAATCCGAAGGTGAACATGCCCCGGCGTGCGGCCGAATGGACCACGTGGGTGAGTAAGGTGCCATGGTTCAGCGTGTCCCGACCAAGAGCTACAGGAACCATTCGTGACCACATCCCCTCCCGAGCCGCCGCAGAACCCGTACTCCGGGCAGCCGAGCGGCTACGGTCCGCCGCCGGAGCAGCAGTTCCCACAGTACGGCCAGCAGCAGCAACCCCAGTACAACCAGCAGCAGTCGTACGCCGGTGAGCAGCAGCAGTACCAGCCGTACCCCCAGCAGGGCCAGTACCCAGGCCAGCAGGGTCAGTACCAGCAGTCGTTCCCACAGCAGGGACAGCCGCCGCACGGTCAGCAGCAGGGCCAGCAGGCGTTCGCGCCGCAGGGCCAGATGATCTGCCGGTTCTGCGGTGGGTTCCCGGCGGTCGACGCGACCGTTCGCGGTCACCAGGGCCTGATCATCATCATGCGGTTCCTGAAGCTGCAGGGCCCGTTCTGCCGTACCTGCGGGATGGCGTCGGTCCGTGACATGACCACGAAGAGCCTCTGGCAGGGCTGGTGGGGTATCGGTTCGTCGATCATCAACCCGATCACGATGCTGATGAACATCGGCCCGATGCAGAAGTTCAAGAGCCTGCCGGAGCCGCAGCCGGGCCCGGGCCGGCCGATGGACCCGGGCAAGCCGCTCGTCCAGCGCCCGGCGATGCTGATGCTGCTGCTCCCGATCGTGTTCATCGGCCTGATCGTGTTCGCGAACCTGAACTCGACCGAGAACAAGGCGACCGTCGGTGCCTGCGTGGTCAACAAGGGCACCACCAGGAACCCGGACGTCAAGGTCGTCGACTGCAGTTCGTCCGACGCCGCGTTCCGGATCGTCGGCCGGATCGACGACTCGACCGACGACAGCCAGTGCGACCAGTACGCCGACGCGCAGGCGTCGTACTACTACCAGCACGGCTCCACCAAGTACACGCTCTGCCTTGCACCAGTGAAGTAGCCCAGGCGCGGGTGCCGATCCGTCGATGACCGGCACCCGCCCGGGAAAGTCCGTGGCCGAGCTCGATCAGAGATGACAGCGTTGGCCGGATGCTGACCGTGCTGGGCGTCGACGTCTCCCCCGATCTGCTGGATGGCTGGGTGGTACGCGATCGACTCCCGGTCCGCGTACACGGCCTGGTTGAGTGAGGATGCGTACGGCGAACTGCCCGTGACGACCCGAGCCGGCCTGGTACGGGCGCAGGTGGACTGTGGGCGCGCGCCGTGCCGACCGTTCGGCGCTGGGCGGGTGTGGTCGGGCCGGATGTGCGTCGGCAGGCCGACGGGCATCGGTTCGTGTGGTGGAAGTCGTTGCTACGCGAGCCGTTCGAGGATGCTGCACAAGCCGTCGCAGTCGTGGATGACACCACGGAAGGTGCGTACGGTCGCCGAAGTGAAGCGCGCCACGCGGACCGCCGGGTGGCGGCTGGAACGGCATAGGGTTCTTGGGTGAGGTTGCTAGTCACTGGTGCCGCCGGACTGCTGGGGCGGGAGTTGTTGCGGTCCGGCCCGCTGTGCGGCCATGAGGTCGTGCCCGCGTACCACTCGGCGGTGGTCGCGGGTGGCGTACGGCTCGACGTCCGGCGGCGAGATGCGGTACGGGAGGTGATCCGTACGGTGCGGCCGGATGGGATCATCCATGCCGCGTACCGGCAGGACGACTGGGCGACGACGGCTGACGGCGCGGTGAATGTCGCGCTGGAAGCTGATGGTGCGCGGCTGGTGTTCGTGTCGAGCGATGCGGTGTTTTCGTCGCGCGAATCCAGGTGGACGGAGGACGAGCCGCCGCGTCCGGAGACTGCCTACGGCGCGGCGAAGGCAGCCGCCGAAACCGCAATCCGCGCGTTGACCCCAGCTGCGGTGATCGCACGAACGTCGATCATCGTCGGCTCGGACGGCACCTCGGGCGAAGAACTTCGAGCACACCAATTGGCAGGCGGAGAGCCAGGATCGTTCTTCACTGACAACATCCGGTGTCCGGTTCATGTCGCCGACCTTGCGGCCGCGCTGCTCGAGTTGCTGGGGTCCGGCATCAGCGGAGTTGCCCACCTGGCCGGACCCGAAGCCCTGAGCCGGTATCAGCTCGGTCGGCTGATCGCGATCCGCGACGGCCTCGACCCGGATGCCCTGCGATCCACTCCAGGTGTCCCGTCGAACATCCTCCTGGACGCCCAACGCACCCAGGCAACCCTGACCACCCACCTCCGCCCGCCCTCGGAGTTCCTGAAGGACAGGTAGTGACTACCTGCCCTTCAGGCTCAAGTCAGTCGTTGACGGTCGTGGTGACCGCGGTGCCCAGCTCGACCGTGCGGCTGACCGTGCAGAGGCGGTCGTGCGACATCTTCACCGCTCGCGGCAGGGCCTCCCGCGCCTTGTCGCCGTCCTCGCCCTCGGGGAACCGGATCGTGAACTCGACCGCCAGGTTCTCCATCCGGTTGCCTTCCTCGGCGTCCCGGATCTTGTCGCCGCGCACCACCGCGGTGAACTCGTCCGGCTCGGCCCGCCGGCTGACCACGACGTCGACGTCGATCGCCGAACAGGTACCGATCGCGGCCAGCAGCAACTCCACCGGCGTGAAGTCGGTGTCGGCGCCACCGGAGCCGACCCGGATGCTCCCGCCGCGGGCGTTTTTCACCTCGTAGCTGCTGTTCGCCAGGCGCTCGAAACTGACCTGCCGCAGTGTGTCTGCCATATCTGCCCGAACCATTCTGTTGCTTGTGGCAACTTCAGAGGGACTCGAGCGCCGCCGGCACCGCGGTGTCGCCGGCGATCAGCTCGAGCGTCCGGCCGATCGCGGCCGGAGTGTCACAGAGACCGGCCAGGACCAGTGCCACGTCGTCGCGGCTGATCCGGCCGTTCCCGGTCTTGTCCGCCAGGTACACCGATCCGGTGCCTGGGTCGTCGGTGAGGCCGCCGGGCCGGAGGACGGTCCAGTCCAGGTCGCGGGCGCGCAGGTCTTCCTCGGCCGCCCATTTGGCCTTCAGGTACACGGTGAACGTCGAGTCGTCGGTGAGCGATCCGGCCCGGTCGGCGCCCATCGAGCCGACCTGGAGATGCCGCCGTACGCCGGCCTGCTCGGCCGCGTCGGCGAACAGCGCCGCCGCGCCGCGGTCGACGGTGTCCTTGCGGGCGTTGCCGCTGCCCGGTCCGGCGCCGGCCGCGAAGATCGCGACATCCGCGCCTGCCAGCACCTCGGCGACCGCGCCGGCGTCGGTCTGTTCGAGATCGAGCACGGCGGTACGCCCACCGGCTGCCGCGACGTCGGCTTCATGCGACGGATTGCGTACCAGCCCGATGACTTCGTGCCCGGCACCGCTCAGCAGCTTCGTCAGCCGTAGCGCGATCTGCCCGTGCCCACCCGCAATCACGACTCGCATACCCTGAGCTTAACCGCCGGGCCCAGTCGGTGGGTTAACCCCTCAGCTTGCCCCTTCACCCCCCGCACGCGCGGCGTGAAGGGGTGATTTCGGAGGTTAACCTCTCAAGATCGGGCGGAGGGCGTCCAGGACGGCGGGGTCCTCGATCGTCGACGGTACGGGTTCGTCGCGGCCGTCCGCGATGCCGCGCATCGTCTTGCGGAGGATCTTCCCGGAGCGGGTCTTCGGCAATGCGTCCACCACCGACACGTCCCGGAATGCTGCGACCGGTCCGATCTCCTGCCGTACCGTGGCCACCAGTTCGTCCCGCAGTACTTCGGGCTGCACCGTCGCGCCGGCCTTGAGTACGACGAATGCCCGCGGCAACTGTCCCTTCAACGCGTCCTGCACCCCGATCACCGCGCATTCGGCAACCGCCGGATGCGCCGCCACCACCGCCTCGATGGATCCGGTGGACAACCGGTGCCCGGCCACATTGATGACGTCGTCGGTACGCCCCATCACGAAGATGTACCCGTCGTCGTCGAAGTAACCGCCGTCGCCAGTCAGGTAGTACCCGTCGTAAGACTTCAGGTAGCTGTCGATGTAGCGCTGGTCGTCGCCCCACAACGTCGGCAGCGCACCCGGCGGCAGCGGCAACCTGATCGCGATCGCACCTTCTTCGCGCGGCTCGAGTTCCTTGCCCGACGCATCCAGGATCCGGACGTCCCAGCCCGGCATCGGCACGGTCGCCGAGCCCGGTTTGGTCGGCAACGGTTCGAGCCCACGCGGGTTCGCGGCGATCGGCCAGCCGGTCTCCGTCTGCCACCAGTGATCCACGACCGGTACGCCGAGGTGCTCGTGCGCCCAGTGGTACGTCTCCGGGTCCAGCCGCTCGCCCGCGAGGAACAGGGTCTGGAAGCTGTCCATCGGATACCGGGCGAGTTCGCCGGCGTCCGGGTCGAACTTCTTGATCGCCCGGATCGCGGTCGGCGCGGTGAACAGTGCCTTCGCGCCGTGCTCCGAGATGACGCGCCAGAACGCGCCCGCGTCCGGCGTACCGACCGGCTTGCCTTCGTACAGGACCGTCGTCGCCCCGACCAGCAGCGGCGCGTACACGATGTACGAGTGCCCGACGACCCACCCGACATCCGAAGCGGTCCACCACACGTCGCCGGGCCCGATGTCGTACACGTTGCGCATCGTCCAGGCGAGCGCGACCGCGTGCCCGCCGTTGTCGCGCACCACGCCTTTGGGCCGCCCGGTCGTACCGGAGGTGTACAGGATGTACAGCGGGTCGGTCGCCGCGACCGGCACCGGATCGGCCGGTGCCGCATCAGCGATCAGCGCGGCCCAGTCGAGGTCGTGCGGGCCGAGGTCGGCCGGTGCCGCGGGCCGCTGCAGGATCACGGTGTGTACGGGCTGGTGCCGCGCGAGCCGCAACGCCTCGTCGATGATCGGTTTGTACTCGACCACGCGCGCCGGCTCGATCCCGCAGGACGCGGCCACGATCACCTTCGGCGTCGCGTCGTCGATCCGGGCCGCCAGCTCGCGCGGCGCGAAGCCGCCGAACACGACCGAGTGGATCGCGCCGAGCCGGGCGCAGGCCAGCATCGCCACGACCGCTTCCGGGACCATCGGCAGGTACACGATCACCCGATCGCCCTTGCCGACGCCGAGCGATGCCAGCGCCCCGGCGAAGGTCGCGACCTGATCGCGCAGTTGCGTGTACGTGAACGATGTGCCGGCGCCGGTCACCGGTGAGTCGTAGATCAGCGCGGTCCGGTCGCCGTACCCAGCCTCGACGTGGCGGTCCAGCGCGTTGTACGACGTGTTCAGCTCGCCGTCCGGGAACCAGCGGTAGATCGGTGCGTCCGTCGCGTCGATCGCGTGGGCTGGGCGCCGCGTCCAGGTGATCGCGTCAGCCGCTTCGAGCCAGAAGCCGTCCGGGTCGTCCAGGCTCCGCCGGTAGATCTCGTCGTACGCGCCCATCGGGTGGCCTCCAGTCCGTCGCCTGTTCTCCATCGTGGCAGGGTTGAGGCATGACGGTAAGTATCGATGACGTCCGGGCGGCCGCGCAGCGCATCGAGGGGCGGGTCCGGCGGACGCCGGTGATCGAGGTGGCGCCGGGACTGACGTTCAAGCTCGAGTTGCTTCAGCACACCGGGTCGTTCAAGGCGCGTGGCGCGTTCAACCGGTTGGTGGCGGCGAAGGATCGCGGTGAGATGACCGGTCAGGGCATTGTCGCGGCGTCCGGCGGCAATCACGCGCTGGCGGCGGCGTACGCGGCGCGGGAGCTGGGCGTACCGGCGCGGATCTTTGTTCCGGAGACGACGCCCGCGGCGAAGCTCGGCAAGCTGCGGACGCTCGGTGCGGAGATCGTTCTGGCCGGTAGTGAGTATGCCGAGGCGTACCAGGCGGCGGAGACGGCTCGGGACGAGTCGGGTGCGTTGCTGGTGCATGCGTACGACCAGCCCGAGATCGTGGCGGGTCAAGGCACCGTCGGGCTTGAACTGCTGGATCAGGCAGGTGCGTTCGACACCGTGCTTGTTGCCGTTGGTGGTGGCGGTCTGATTGCCGGTATCGCGACCGCGATTGGCAGGAACGCGCAGGTCATCGGGGTGGAGCCGGTGCTCGCGTCGGCAATGCATCGCGCGCTGGAGGCCGGTGCGCCGACCGATGGGCCGGTCGGTGGGGTGGCCGCGGACTCGCTTGGTGCGCGGCGGCTCGGTGAGTTGGCGTTCACGGCGGCGCGGGAGCACGGCGTACGGTCGGTGCTGGTCGAGGATGACGCGATCGTTGCCGCGCGCAAGGAGTTGTGGCGGGGTCATCACCTGGCGGCCGAGCACGGCGGCGCGACGGCGTACGCGGCCCTGACCTCCGGTGTTTACCGCCCGGCGGCCGATGAGCGGGTCGTCGTGGTCGTCTGCGGCGCAAACACCGACCCCAGCACGCTCAGCTGAGCATCTCGGCTCAGCTGAGGCTTCGGCCGGTGGTGACCTGTTGCTGTTTGTCGTCCGACAACACCCAGGCGGCGAGTACGCCGGCGATGCCGCCGAACAGGTGGCCCTGCCAGGAGATTCCGTCCTGTGGCAGCAGCCCGCCGAGCAGCGCGCTCCCCCACACGACCACGACCAGTACACCGATGAGTACCTGGCTGATCCGCCGGTTGAACAACCCGCGCAAGATCAGATACGACGCGTACCCGAACACCAGACCGCTCGCGCCGATCGTGATCGTGTTCGACGGTGAGACCAGCCAGGTGCCGAAGCCGCCGATCACCGTCACGATCGCGGTCACCGCGAACAACCGGGCCGCGCCGCTGATCGCGATCAGCGCGCCGAGGGTGACCAGCGGCAGCGTGTTCGAG
The genomic region above belongs to Kribbella solani and contains:
- a CDS encoding LppU/SCO3897 family protein, with the translated sequence MTTSPPEPPQNPYSGQPSGYGPPPEQQFPQYGQQQQPQYNQQQSYAGEQQQYQPYPQQGQYPGQQGQYQQSFPQQGQPPHGQQQGQQAFAPQGQMICRFCGGFPAVDATVRGHQGLIIIMRFLKLQGPFCRTCGMASVRDMTTKSLWQGWWGIGSSIINPITMLMNIGPMQKFKSLPEPQPGPGRPMDPGKPLVQRPAMLMLLLPIVFIGLIVFANLNSTENKATVGACVVNKGTTRNPDVKVVDCSSSDAAFRIVGRIDDSTDDSQCDQYADAQASYYYQHGSTKYTLCLAPVK
- a CDS encoding isochorismatase family protein — protein: MSTLPDRPNTALLVVDVQNGVVAGAHERDRVVANIATLVGKARAGNVPVVWVQHSSENLPMNSDEWQFVPELTREEPERLVHKTYPDSFEATDLEEVLSLAGVSHLIVSGAQTDECIRSTLHGAIARGYDVTLVGDAHTTEDLSEYGAPTPDKVIAHTNLYWQYHRAPDRKAGVQTTDEVTFSR
- a CDS encoding DUF3626 domain-containing protein, with translation MITLHFHPNWPHKGETVIDSMATDGFYRSQFTTGISNGGLTAFQGACSDRRQRSIQPDGAMSRGGRGDS
- a CDS encoding sugar nucleotide-binding protein, with translation MRLLVTGAAGLLGRELLRSGPLCGHEVVPAYHSAVVAGGVRLDVRRRDAVREVIRTVRPDGIIHAAYRQDDWATTADGAVNVALEADGARLVFVSSDAVFSSRESRWTEDEPPRPETAYGAAKAAAETAIRALTPAAVIARTSIIVGSDGTSGEELRAHQLAGGEPGSFFTDNIRCPVHVADLAAALLELLGSGISGVAHLAGPEALSRYQLGRLIAIRDGLDPDALRSTPGVPSNILLDAQRTQATLTTHLRPPSEFLKDR
- a CDS encoding helix-turn-helix transcriptional regulator — its product is MKYDESPTARTLMVLELIQNTPGITADQLSDKLGVSERAARRYVAILREADIPIESMRGPYGGYRVGRGLRLPPLMFSTTEALGLVMAVLEGPRGAADPVENALGKIIRVLPEPIARSTDAIRRVSARGPDPGARTPDPEITAALVAESTAGHRITIHYRRHHDEWPMDVDPWAVVVRRGRWYLLCWSHTKDAQRVLRVDKITKVEPQAAEFTTPPDLDALAVVEEHLAMGWKYPIEVEIDAPLDEVAHWIRRSMGRLEPIDATHTRLLASTDEPDWYAAQLTALHAPYRILAGPELQTAAQTLGQRLIAASTLI
- a CDS encoding DUF1905 domain-containing protein — translated: MNEVVFSGEIWYWRGPAPWYFITVPDEECAYFELEGNVVSYGWGMIPVVAEIGGSVWDTSMFPKDGRYLLPVKAAVRRAEDLDDGDVPTVRLRLRV
- a CDS encoding aldo/keto reductase; this translates as MQNSQEYAPLPINLSSGIAESKSGEFWRLGEVEVRRIGFGTKRLAGGASRPDGTDGTDGPGGAAGSDPQQRAVALLRRAVELGVNHLDTAAFYPSHGRHGQTSFESLGWANDVIRRALAPYPTGLVIATKVGPTAHGMARPDELPGLVDDELRVLGVEALDLVYLRQMGLPSIAEHFGVLAELRTRGKIRELGISNVRVEHLAEARAIAPVVAVQNRYGVGFGRTNDEMLRLCGAAGIAFVPFFALAAEAREAGGVTESAAILEIAERHAATTAQIRLAWTLSRGDHVLAIPGTSSTHHLEENLKAGEIALSPADLATLDSITD
- a CDS encoding tautomerase family protein, with product MPSSLIEVRRPYTEAEEVALIDAVHDALVTAFKIPAQDKNVRLVVHAPHRFACSPRLSTPEYFTLVTIDCFAGRSVDAKRALYAAIVDNLQPLNIPADHVTIVVRDLATENWGLRGGHAACDLDLGFTITV
- a CDS encoding helix-turn-helix transcriptional regulator; its protein translation is MRADRLVAALLLMQARGRVTAAELADELDISIATARRDLEALSTAGIPVYPQPGRNGGWQLVGGARTDLSGLSATEAQALFLLVGPAASIAPDAKAALRKLVRALPQTFREHAEAAAEAVVIDPARWGEHVKERPELVRRLQDAVVRRHRVRMVYGRATTERLVDPLGLVDKDDVWYLVAWTEQGQRTFRVDRIVSAEETAEEFTRPDGFDLAVAWSEIVERMEERRSGLTATVLMEERHVWVMQDRLGRNCQVDGMDGERARLLITAPTPLMIAQQLAGWGGSIEVVGPPSVQAELARLGQELVDRYGATG
- a CDS encoding OsmC family protein; the encoded protein is MADTLRQVSFERLANSSYEVKNARGGSIRVGSGGADTDFTPVELLLAAIGTCSAIDVDVVVSRRAEPDEFTAVVRGDKIRDAEEGNRMENLAVEFTIRFPEGEDGDKAREALPRAVKMSHDRLCTVSRTVELGTAVTTTVND
- a CDS encoding phosphotransferase, whose protein sequence is MGLTDRQRELLASWLPSAEVVKDHSWGVLGTLVLELRQGGDRYIAKAGDETDHHLARELRAHREWLRPWTAQGRGPQLVHADADAKLLLTRYLPGQLVQGSPYEWTADTYYQAGELLAAFHQQSAVDDAEYETVENGKALTYLAAKHRIAPDLTERLRVIITAWPTPPATLVPTHGDWQPRNWLIDHGTVRVIDLGRADLRPAYTDLARLAAQQFRTKPALEPAFIEGYGKDPRDPDAWVRTRLREAVSTAVWAYQVGDETFEQQGHRMIAEALATIRQ
- a CDS encoding NUDIX domain-containing protein, which produces MGLRSTRHMTSVFLVRAGGVLLLFRRGSRVIADSWVGIGGHVEPHEHTDPTAAALRELHEEIGVTPDQLTNLSMRYVALRDTGTELRTTYYFTADLHPNAPIPAECAEGELRWFDLTLDPATLECRPAPATSYPTG